GTtcgatgttttgaaaattaaagaaaaattgccGAAGTACCGATACCCTCCCTAAGGTATTGATACTTCGTAGCAAGTATCGATACTATAGGATTTAATACGGGCTGGGTCGGTCCAGACCTGAGTTTAGCATCTATAATCTGGGCTGAGTttaagcaaaattttaggccaatTTGTTGGGCTAGGCCCGAGCCTACCAAACAggtccaaatttttttatggcccggcccatggacacgTCTAGACACGggtaaacttgaatttttttcgagttttttcatatatttggaggatAAAACAATCATATCCTTGTTTAGCAATGATACTCCGACTCTTCGTTTTTCTTAAATACCCATGTATTGTCCGAGTAACATAAATCGCAAAGAATTAAAGGCATACTAAATGGGTATTAAGTAAAACACTTATGCATGCAATGGAAAATGACAACATATGCAATTGAGTACCTCCCAAAGGTCTCTGGCTTGAACCACAGTTTTGGGGTCTAGACCAATGTCATCCCAACGAGCTGTTGTAGAATAACGAACAGGACCCCTGTTGAGTAGGACCACGGCAATTTTATAACCAGAAAGTGGAGCTGACCAAATCTGTAAGGAGGCAGAGAAAAATTAGTAGAGTGACAAATCCGAGCAGAAAACAATAAACCAAAAAGTATAATGATCGGGATTAGGATGTCTCCCCTGCTTCACCGCACATAACAGGAGCATACATCAAGAATATTGTCCTCTTTGGACACCTACAAACCTCTTAAAACCTTTTGTCACCAGAAGGGAACAGACGATCAATCCCTTATGAGAGTCAAGTAGGGAAAAGGACAGAGAGATCCTTGGTTGGTTCAGACCGAACTAAGCTCTTCTTCGGGTGACAAAGTATTGAGGGGCTTGTGGATGCACAAACAAGACAATGAATACCTTAGATGTAAGAGTATGCAGGGTAATAAACAAATCCCGATACGTCCAATGATGCAGAGAGCTGTTCAAATCACGAACATTACAAAAAGGAGCTGTATGAATTTTACCTCTTGATCGCCTTCCATCCTAACCTTCTTGGCTTGAAAACCGTATGGATCTATTGCAGGCCGTAACATGAAAGTCAAAAATGTGATGATCATCGATGAACGAAGGACGGAACATAATGGTATTTGTAGAAAGGCACATGTGGTTACCTTGGTTAACAGCAATGACTTCCTTATTCGTGATGATATCCATCGTTTCTCTTGTCATATTCCTTATATCACAACCAAGAAGAAGAGGTGCCTGCAATAACATTCACATTTTTATCGACCAGATGCAACAAGTTTATCACCCGACACGGAAAAGAAGATTTCATCCGTAATACCTTTGAAATAGCCCACAAGCTGAAATGTACTATGTATTCATCTTTTGTCATCCCTCCATTCCCCACCTCGAGCATGTCCGGATCTATTGAAACCGATGGCATAAGTTTATCAGAAATTGtacttataattataaatgataTCTACATCGGAACATTGACACTGGTTCAGATTTTCTAACCATTCCAACCACCGGGCCTTGCATATTCAGCATAAATTTCATTCTGGTCAGCTCTAGAGATCATACTGCCAGGGATCAAAAATCACAAGTTATGGTTGTACCGCTCTAGGCCGAGGCTATGGAACTGGAAACAATAAAATCCTTTCTTGGCATTAATATTTTACCTTTCCCAATTATCGGATATGTCGTTAGTTGTCCTCCAGCTATTTCCTACAGGAGCACCCCATTCAGCAGGGTGCATATCTCCCCTAAAAAACCACAATGAAACATAAGTCGAATTGAGAAGACCCGGCAAATGCTTGAATAAAGGCTTAAGTTCAGTGCTTCAAAAAGTACCATTCACACAGAGAAAAGAAGATGGGGCGGCCAGCCTTCATCAAAGCTCGAGTCATGACAGGGTATCTAAATTAAGAACAGTAGCAACATATGAGAAGATTGCTATACGTTTTAAAAATATtgctaaaaatttgaaaaaaagggaaagcCAATCCTGTAATTGACCTTTTTGTTGGCTTCGAGCCATCATTATTGCAGTTATCATacttcaaataatcaataccctgcaaataaaacaatacagatttaagtatatatacataaaaatgaaatataattatatatttatataagatTATCAAATGGAAAATGGACAACGAAATCCATACCCAAGAAGCAAAGGTTTTAGCATCCTGCTCTTCATAACCAAGTGAACCAGGCATTCGCCTACTACAGGTAAAGTACCTGGAAAAACAGACAACAACATATCCACCAGCTTTGTCATAACAATTCTAGATTCATAGAAATTCAACATTGAAAGAGTTGCATTACCCCGCATCCGAGTAAATCCCAAGCTTAAGACCCTTCTTGTGAACATAATCTGCGAGAGCCTTTATTCCAGATGGAAATGTTGACTTCTTAGGCACTAGATTACCCTGAAATTCGATTCGAGACCGATCTTTATAACTACATCAACTAATTCTAGACTTTTATAAGAGAATCATTTCCAGCTTTCTAAAGCATCCAACTTGTTATataggaaaaacaaaagaaagcaGGAAGTATGCAGAAAAGGAAAACACCTTGTCATCACGAGAAATTTCAGCCCAGCAATCATCTAAGAAAACAgatattgaaatggtttatcagtCATTTTCAATCCAGGATGCCAATAAAGGGTACTACTTCAGATTAATAGAATCACACCTATATTAACATATTCATATCCAAGCTTGGAGAGCCCAGTTGAAACTAGAGCATCAGCTGTCAAACAATCAAAATATTCATTATCCTAtgataaaaatgaaaggaaaaaagaacaaaaataaccCTTCCTTTTTTTAAAGTTGTATTACTATTTATCACTGTATTATCAACCATCCAATGAAATTTGGATATCTTATGTTACTCTTATTTGAGTGAGTGTCAGATACAATTATGTGTTCAATATGGAtacttaaaatgaaataaatgagagtatttaagtttaaaaaaaataaaataaaatttaaagaaaaaggcATAATTGGATTCTATGTTTACCAGTTTCTCTGATCATTTTTTCATCAATATTGCATCCAAAGTGATTCCAGCTGTTCCAACTGCAGTGgaagtaagaaaataaaaacagacCCAATTTACATAATATTATCAGTATTTACAGAGAACAATCTCAGCAAAACATAATCGAAGTTCAATCTCAGTAAAACTATGGCGTTTTAAGTTACGACCTCCACcgacaaaaaaaattagtgaaaaaagagctggaaaaataaaaacatagcatACCCCATGGGAGGAGTCATTCCAAGACCATTACTCAACATACTTCTTCTGTTTTCTGCTACTGTCAACGCCGCCAACTCCATCATCAACATTATCGCTGCTAATGCCGCCACAACACAGCGTCGTTTCCCCATCTCCGCCGAGATCTccaaccaaaagaaaaagaagaagaagtgcTTTAGAACTGTTtataggaagaaaataaaagaacagaGTGATCTCTTTTGTATTGTATTTACAGTGAATGAAAGGGATAAAGAGATACTGATTGAAAGCTCTGTACTTTTATGGATGGATTCATGCAATTATTTATAATGCCAAAGTTGCCCTTGTCAATTGACtatctttatattttctttatcaatAAGACAAAATTATATTGGAGTTAATTGCACCAGAGATCCTTAAATTATGACGTTCACTTTAAATTggtcttcaaatttttaaacattcTAACTATATccttaagttataaaaattttaaagtaaaactAGACGGATGTTGTAAAATCTTAGATTCTAAAGTTTTCAAAgcttttaaatgaattttcCATTCGCATTCTCTTTTTtcagtattattttatttttagtttttaattttaaatgttgtttgaCTATGGGTGAAGCCAAAAATTTTTTAGGAGGccagaattaaattataattttaaaggattaaaccaaatttttatccttttaggggtcaaaatataattttacctttactaattttaaattttaaattttctgaaGGGTTTAAAtggataatttttcattttaggggactcctttctttaaaatttccattttaaataatgaattgacCTAACCGATATAACAATGATAAGTTAACGatgtaactaaaatattttgaaatttgagtgTATCATAATTTAGAGATGGCTGATGCAATTAAGCAAAACGTTAGAAAATGTTTTACgatgaattttataaaataaaaaaattaatattaatttaagttattttcttaCCGAGTCATTATCCATTCATATCCGTAATTTAAGCCTATTTACCGGAATTTATCGGTTTAGAAAATGACaacaatttaacataattttttttaattttatactaaattattatattacaataattgaaattttaatttaaggaatatatgattatattttgtattagtATTATGAGGTAATATCCGATCTGATATATATgactttattaatttttttttcttgttatgCATGCTCTGCGAGAGTATAATAGACTGACAGATTGCCTGATCAAAGTTATTTCTAGTGATCTTAGCAGATTATAGCCCTTTAAAAACTCACTTGATCATGTTCGATCTTTATTTGAAGAAGATGGTTATCGAGTAATGGTTAATACAGGCACCCATCAGctttattataattagtttCTTGAACTTTCTTTTCTACCAAAAAAATTTGTATATTGTGCTCTACACGCATATGTttattatggattttttttcctATAATGTGATTTATTCCTTAATTACCaggatttaattatttataaaaatatgatagtaacaaatgaaaaaaatatgagattaaattattaaatttgtttaataaatgcTTAAGGGTGTAAATAGtcctcaaatttttcaaaaaaaataattagatcattgctttttcttttttgcactcaattgagtACTTAAACTgtcaaaatacatcaaaagaccctcaaactttaaaaaaaatagctcttactctcttttttttcactcaattgggtacttgaacggtcaaaatgcatcaaaaaatgTTATTTGACTGCTAACTTTAGCAGTTGACTATTAAAGTTAACTGCCCttaatattttgggttaaaacCACCTTGTGTCACAATCATGGCATGAAATgtgacaaaaaattataaaaaataaaaattaataaaagttataaaaattattatgttttaataaaaacatttaaaaattagaaaaagaaatagtaaaaaaattataaaaattgtaaaaacttacaaaaaatataaaatacatcaaaaaggCTCTTTACCAttgaccgttaaagttaacATCCCCcgatttttttcagttaaagccaTCATGTGTCGCAACACAGTGTAACATTTgacgaaaaatgataaaaaataaaattcaataaaagttatagaaaattataaaatgcttcttttggtacaataatttttatattttttatgaattttatatttctttacatttttttaatttttttacgactttataaaattttataatttttctacatttctatatttttattaaaatttaatattttttttacttttattgattttattttttataattttttgccacatgtcactTTGTGATTGTGACACGTGGTGGCTTTGATTGAAAAAAGTTATGGGCAATTAATTTTAACGGTCAACTGTTAAAGGACATTTTTTTATGCATATTGGCAGTTCAAGTACTCAAttaagtgtaaaaaaaaaagaatcttaattgtttttcttgaaaaagtttgagagctttttttatgcattttgaaagttcaagtaccaaattaagtgtaaaaaaaaataggagCTTAATTGctatttttgaaaatgcttgaggcctttttgatgcatttgaaagttcaaatacccaagtacaaaaaaaaattagagacttaattatttttttaatttaaagtcCTTTCACACCCTTAAgcctttaataaataaataaaaggaaaagatatACAAAAAAGGAAGAGTGgaataagaataaatatatattaaatgtttgattttagaATAAGGAAATGTTTGTTTTTATGTAGACGTAAATTGATTGTGTATACTtatgtttgaataattttattatagattctaattatatatgttctttttatataatgcttaaaattattcatagtctctcctcaactcataaataggaggataatacgtttTAACACACTCAAGCCCACATCCTCCTGtttgataataatattcatGCCAATCAAGTTATGACTCAATCCActattgtatatttttattaaatgtgagacaatttatttttatactaacatAATGTAATCTTATCATAAATATATGGtgattttattaatgaattgaattttgagtttttcttataaatggtaatatataaaaaaatttaagagtaTTAATAATTCATACATGGCATTGTATGGAAATGCTAAATGGCATAATTTTAAGTAACTCTTTGAAACTTAAATTTCgttattttaactttaacttTGTTTTAGTATAATgcattattcaaatatttagttggtgaaatttaagattaattatattttataattttttaaaagaattccttacattttaatcttaattttcataattattacaatttatacatattgaagtaaatattaatgtttaaataaatttataaatcataattataataatttataaaagtgATTGCATCATTAACTATAGTTAtacttataataattaatatattaattaataaattattagagTAGATATGATAATTAAGTATAAGACCTATTgtttcattattaaaaataaattttaattaaacttaaatattatttgagaaaaaagattaaaccaattaaaataataaaaaatatggtaAGTGATTTGGATGTAATGAACAAATGATAATGAGATTACATTCTATATTACGACATCTTGACATTATTCGGGGATGTGAGATTAGGAGATAGTCAAAATGTTTATAATCCAAACTGTTAGAGTACTGTTAAAGTAAAAGTTGTTATTCAGTCAGTTAGTAGCTAAGCAGTTTCTGAGTCAGTTAGCAGTTAAACGTTAGTTACAGTAGCAGTTAGTTTGTTTGAGCTCTCGTGGTCTCATGTTTGTATAAATACATGCAAGCCTGCATGTTCAGAAGAATAATCAAGAAAATATCCTTTCTCTATTCTCTATCTTAGTTTTATAATCTTACACAAACAAGATAATCTTATTTTTGAATGTAACATTACAGGTCATAATGTAATATTCGACCAACCGAATGCTGcataaatagataaattgttatgtcttttaattctttgaaaaaaaatggttgaTTCTCAAGTGATAATATATCACAAATTTAGAGTGTTACGTCATCACATATTAACGAAAcccaaattcaataattaaattaaaaaataaaagttgtcaaattttaaaattaacgtGAACCGAGAAAAGTTTAAagaccaatttttttaataactaGATATAGCTTTATCCTTTTAAGTTATGTAGTTAGGATGATTAATAgttgtatttaaattttcagtTGATGTATTTTATTcacaactttttaaaaaatattagataGAGTTTAAGTAAGTGAcataatttgatgaaaattatttaatagagTTTAAATAAgtgacataatttattataatttgaagaaattaaggACTTT
The sequence above is a segment of the Gossypium raimondii isolate GPD5lz chromosome 4, ASM2569854v1, whole genome shotgun sequence genome. Coding sequences within it:
- the LOC105780579 gene encoding alpha-galactosidase 1; translated protein: MGKRRCVVAALAAIMLMMELAALTVAENRRSMLSNGLGMTPPMGWNSWNHFGCNIDEKMIRETADALVSTGLSKLGYEYVNIDDCWAEISRDDKGNLVPKKSTFPSGIKALADYVHKKGLKLGIYSDAGYFTCSRRMPGSLGYEEQDAKTFASWGIDYLKYDNCNNDGSKPTKRYPVMTRALMKAGRPIFFSLCEWGDMHPAEWGAPVGNSWRTTNDISDNWESMISRADQNEIYAEYARPGGWNDPDMLEVGNGGMTKDEYIVHFSLWAISKAPLLLGCDIRNMTRETMDIITNKEVIAVNQDPYGFQAKKVRMEGDQEIWSAPLSGYKIAVVLLNRGPVRYSTTARWDDIGLDPKTVVQARDLWEHKTLKTTFVGNLTATLRPHSCKLYVLKPIA